A stretch of the Musa acuminata AAA Group cultivar baxijiao chromosome BXJ2-7, Cavendish_Baxijiao_AAA, whole genome shotgun sequence genome encodes the following:
- the LOC103993061 gene encoding F-box/kelch-repeat protein At1g55270 yields the protein MDRAAPERLAGSHRVVRVQAPLVDSVSCYCRVDAGLKTVVGARKFVPGAKLCLQPEIIPNGPRLRNSRRERSRNQAPLLPGLPDDLAIACLIRVPRIEHQNLRLVCKRWNRLLSGNYYYSLRKKLGMAEEWVYVIKRDRGKISWHAFDPNHRLWRPLPPVPADYSEAFGFGCAVLSGCYLYLFGGKDPSKGPMRRVVFYNARTNKWHRAPDMLRKRHLFGSCVINNCLYVAGGECEGNQRTLRSAELYDPNRNRWISIAEMSIGMVPFIGVVYEGKWFLKGIDSRHQVVSEVYAPTTNTWSTVGGGIVTGWRNPSISMNGRLYASDCRDGCKLRVYERATDSWNKFMDSKHHLGNSKAFEAASFVPLNGKLGIIRNNMSISLVDVTNPVNSIETNSSHVWEAISGKNQLKSFVANLWSSIAGRSGLKGHIVHCQVLQA from the coding sequence GTTGATTCTGTGTCATGCTATTGTAGAGTAGATGCTGGCTTGAAAACAGTAGTAGGAGCTAGAAAGTTTGTTCCTGGAGCTAAGCTATGTCTCCAACCTGAAATTATACCCAATGGACCACGATTGAGGAATTCACGCAGGGAGAGAAGCAGAAACCAGGCACCTCTACTGCCTGGCCTTCCTGATGATCTTGCTATAGCTTGTTTGATTCGAGTTCCTCGAATTGAGCACCAAAACCTTCGATTAGTTTGCAAAAGATGGAACAGACTTTTGTCTGGAAATTACTATTACTCCCTAAGGAAAAAGCTTGGGATGGCAGAGGAATGGGTGTATGTAATCAAGAGAGACCGTGGAAAGATTTCCTGgcatgcttttgatcctaaccatCGGCTCTGGAGGCCACTTCCACCTGTTCCTGCAGATTATTCTGAAGCTTTTGGCTTTGGTTGTGCTGTTCTCAGCGGTTGCTACCTCTACTTATTTGGAGGTAAAGATCCATCAAAGGGTCCAATGAGGCGTGTTGTCTTCTACAATGCCAGGACAAACAAGTGGCACAGAGCTCCAGATATGCTTCGGAAACGCCATTTATTTGGTTCCTGTGTTATAAATAACTGCCTCTATGTTGCCGGTGGGGAATGTGAAGGGAACCAAAGAACGCTTCGGTCAGCTGAACTTTATGATCCTAACAGGAATAGATGGATATCTATTGCTGAAATGAGCATTGGGATGGTGCCCTTCATCGGGGTTGTTTATGAGGGTAAATGGTTTCTAAAGGGGATTGATTCACGCCATCAGGTTGTGAGTGAAGTCTATGCACCTACTACCAACACATGGTCCACGGTTGGTGGTGGAATAGTTACAGGCTGGCGTAATCCCAGTATTTCAATGAATGGAAGGCTATATGCATCAGATTGCCGGGATGGCTGTAAGCTTAGAGTTTATGAAAGAGCTACAGATTCATGGAACAAGTTTATGGACAGTAAACATCATCTAGGAAATTCTAAGGCCTTTGAGGCTGCATCATTTGTTCCTCTGAATGGGAAGCTTGGTATCATCCGAAACAACATGAGCATCAGCCTTGTTGATGTAACAAATCCAGTAAATAGCATAGAGACCAACAGTTCTCATGTGTGGGAGGCCATTTCTGGGAAAAACCAACTTAAGAGCTTCGTAGCAAACTTGTGGTCATCTATAGCTGGTCGCAGTGGGTTAAAGGGTCATATAGTTCACTGTCAGGTGCTTCAAGCTTGA